The following nucleotide sequence is from bacterium.
CAGGCCGGTCTCGAAGTCCTTGACCTTCTCCACGGGCAGCGGATCCAGGAAGCCGTTGTTCCCGGCGAAGATGGAGGCCACTTGGTCCTCCATTTCCATGGGTGCGTATTGGGGTTGTTTCAACAGTTCCACCAGACGGGCCCCGCGGTTGAGCTGGGCCATGGAGGCCTTGTCGAGCTCGGCGCCGAACTGGGCGAAAGCCGCCAGTTCGTTGTATTGGGCCATGTCGAGCTTCAATTTCCCGGCGACCTTCTTGGTGGCCTTGGTCTGGGCGTTGCCGCCCACACGGGAGACCGAGATCCCCACGTTGATGGCGGGACGGATGCCCGAGAAAAAAAGGTTCGACTCCAGGAAGATCTGCCCGTCGGTGATGGAAATGACGTTGGTCGGGATGTAGGCCGTCACGTCACCGGCCTGGGTCTCGATGATGGGAAGGGCGGTCAAGGAGCCCCCGCCCAGCTGGTCGTTGAGCTTGCAGGCGCGCTCCAGCAAACGGGAATGCAGGTAGAACACATCGCCCGGGTAGGCTTCGCGTCCCGGAGGACGGCGCAGCAACAGGGACAGTTCGCGGTAGGCCACGGCCTGCTTGGAAAGGTCGTCATAGACCACCAGCGCATGCCCGCCGTTATAGGTGAATTCTTCGGCCATGGCGCAGCCGGCGTAGGGCGCCAGGTATTGGAGCGGCGCGGGGTCGGCAGCGGTGGCGGAGACGATGATGCAATAATCCAGGGCCCCGCGCTCCTCCAGGGTGTGCACCACTTGGGCGACGGTCGATTGTTTCTGGCCGATGGCCACATAAACGCAGACGACGCCCTTGCCCTTGAGGTTCAGGATGGCGTCGATGGCCACGGCGGTCTTCCCCGTCTGGCGGTCACCGATGATCAGTTCCCGTTGGCCCCGGCCGATGGGGATCATGCAATCAATGGCCTTGATGCCGGTGTGGAGGGGTTCCTTCACTCCCTGGCGCTGGACCACGCCCGGGGCCTTGATCTCCAGGCGGCGGGTGGAGGAGGCCTTGAGCGGCCCCTTGCCGTCCAGGGGCAGGCCCAGCGGGCTCACCACCCGGCCCAGCAGTTCCTTGCCCGTGGGGACCTCCGCGATCCGTCCGGTCAGGTGGACCGAATCCCCCTCGCGCACGTTCCGGGATTCGCCCATGAGCACCGCCCCGACCACGTCGGTCTCCAGGTTGAAGGCGATGCCGGTGACGTCGTTGGGGAACTTCAGGAGTTCGCCCGCCATGGCGTTCTTGAGGCCGTAAACGACCGCCACGCCGTCGCCCACCTTGAGCACTTCCCCCACCTCGGCCATTTCGGCCTCGGGCTTGAAGTCCTTGATGCGCGACTTCAGGATCTTGGTCACCTCATCCGCTTGGATCGCCATGCCATCCTCCAGACCAATTTTGAGTTCTTAATTCTTGATTTTGAATGAACGACGTTTTGAATTAAAAATTCAAAACTAAAAATTCAAAATCGCCTTACTCGATCTCCACCTTCAATAGCCTTTGTTTGACCCGGTCCAACTGGCCCAACACGCTGGCATCCATGCGCTGGTCCCCCAGGTAGACCACCAGCCCCCCGATCAGGTTGGGCTTCACCTCTTCCCGGACCTCGACGGTCAGGTTGAAGGTCTGGCTGAGCTTATCGGACAGGGCCTTCTTTTGGTCGGCCGAGAGGGGCATGGCGGTCAGCACCCGGGCCGCCGCCTTTCCCTGGGACTGGAACAGGAGCCTCTCGTAATGGTCCGCCACCGCCCTGAGGTGTTGGACCCTTTTCTTCATGATGAGCAGCGTCAGGAAATTCTCCAGGGTGGTGGAGAGCTTGGAGCCCAGGACGCCCTTCAGGGCCTCGATCTTCTCGGCCGCCTTCACCCGGGGATGCTCCAGGGTGGAGCGCAGGACCTGGTTCTCCTCCACCAGCCTGCGGAGGCTGCGGATCTCCTCGCCGACGGCTTCGGCGGCCTTCTGTTCGCGGGCCACCTGCAGGAGGGCCACGGCGTATCTTTCGGCGATGACCGATTCCATTTTCTTCCTTAGTTCTTCCGGGCGCCCAGTTCCTGGACACCTTCCTTCACCAGCTTTTCCTGGACCTTTACGTCAACG
It contains:
- the atpA gene encoding F0F1 ATP synthase subunit alpha — its product is MAIQADEVTKILKSRIKDFKPEAEMAEVGEVLKVGDGVAVVYGLKNAMAGELLKFPNDVTGIAFNLETDVVGAVLMGESRNVREGDSVHLTGRIAEVPTGKELLGRVVSPLGLPLDGKGPLKASSTRRLEIKAPGVVQRQGVKEPLHTGIKAIDCMIPIGRGQRELIIGDRQTGKTAVAIDAILNLKGKGVVCVYVAIGQKQSTVAQVVHTLEERGALDYCIIVSATAADPAPLQYLAPYAGCAMAEEFTYNGGHALVVYDDLSKQAVAYRELSLLLRRPPGREAYPGDVFYLHSRLLERACKLNDQLGGGSLTALPIIETQAGDVTAYIPTNVISITDGQIFLESNLFFSGIRPAINVGISVSRVGGNAQTKATKKVAGKLKLDMAQYNELAAFAQFGAELDKASMAQLNRGARLVELLKQPQYAPMEMEDQVASIFAGNNGFLDPLPVEKVKDFETGLLSHLKAKHPEVLKDIKTKGDLSEDTKTKLTAAIGEFAKNFY
- the atpH gene encoding ATP synthase F1 subunit delta, with translation MESVIAERYAVALLQVAREQKAAEAVGEEIRSLRRLVEENQVLRSTLEHPRVKAAEKIEALKGVLGSKLSTTLENFLTLLIMKKRVQHLRAVADHYERLLFQSQGKAAARVLTAMPLSADQKKALSDKLSQTFNLTVEVREEVKPNLIGGLVVYLGDQRMDASVLGQLDRVKQRLLKVEIE